In Oenanthe melanoleuca isolate GR-GAL-2019-014 chromosome 8, OMel1.0, whole genome shotgun sequence, a single genomic region encodes these proteins:
- the ATG4C gene encoding cysteine protease ATG4C: MEATGTDEVEKIKSKFMSAWHNMKYSWVLKTKTYFSRNSPVFLLGKCYHFKTEESGELSTDGSNFDKIHTEISGNVEEFRRDFISRIWLTYREEFPQIKGSALTTDCGWGCTLRTGQMLLAQGLMLHFLGRAWVWPEALDMDSCDSESWTSSTVRKLTASLEASLTAERDPKVLPRPQRRPSSRDWDGSQMRNEIYHRKIISWFGDSPVAAFGLHQLIEYGKKSGKMAGDWYGPAVVAHILRKAVEEARDPELQGVTVYVAQDCTVYSSDVIDRQCSFLDSGKAGTKAVIILVPVRLGGERTNTDYLEFVKGILSLEYCVGIIGGKPKQSYYFAGFQDDSLIYMDPHYCQSFVDVSIKDFPLESFHCPSPKKMSFKKMDPSCTIGFYCRTVQDFEKASEEITKMLKSSSKEKYPLFTFVKGHSRDYDFASSPLHEENDHFSEDEKKRLKRFSTEEFVLL, encoded by the exons ATGGAGGCCACAGGGACAGATGAAGTAGAAAAGATCAAATCAAAGTTTATGTCTGCATGGCACAACATGAAATACA GTTGggtgttaaaaacaaaaacttatTTCAGTAGGAACTCCCCAGTCTTTCTGCTGGGAAAATGTTACCACTTCAAAACTGAGG AATCTGGGGAACTCTCTACAGATGGGTCCAATTTTGACAAAATCCACACTGAGATTTCAGGGAATGTCGAGGAGTTCCGCAGAGATTTCATTTCTAGAATCTGGCTGACCTACAGAGAGGAGTTCCCTCAGATCAAGGGCTCTGCTTTAACCACAGActgtggctggggctgcacgCTCAGAACGGGGCagatgctgctggctcaggggcTGATGCTTCATTTCCTTGGGAGAG cctgggtgTGGCCAGAAGCTCTGGACATGGACAGCTGTGACTCGGAGTCCTGGACCAGCAGCACTGTCAGGAAGCTCACGGCCTCCTTGGAGGCGTCGCTCACGGCCGAGAGGGACCCCAAGGTCCTGCCCCGGCCCCAGCGCcgccccagcagcagggactgggatggCAGCCAGATGAGGAATGAAATTTATCACAGGAAAATCATCTCCTGGTTTGGGGACTCCCCAGTGGCAGCCTTTGGGCTGCACCAGCTCATAGAGTACGGGAAGAAGTCCGGGAAGATGGCGGGGGATTGGTACGGGCCCGCCGTGGTCGCTCACATTTTGAG AAAAGCTGTTGAAGAAGCAAGAgaccctgagctgcagggagtAACAGTCTATGTTGCTCAGGATTGTACAG tctACAGCTCTGATGTTATTGACAGACAGTGCTCTTTTCTGGATTCTGGGAAAGCAGGCACAAAAGCTGTAATTATATTGGTTCCTGTGAGACTTGGTGGAGAGAGAACAAACACAGACTACTTGGAGTTTGTAAAG GGCATTTTAAGCCTGGAGTACTGTGTTGGCATTATTGGTGGCAAACCCAAGCAGTCCTATTACTTTGCTGGATTCCAAG ATGACAGTTTGATTTACATGGATCCTCATTACTGCCAATCTTTTGTAGATGTCAGCATAAAGGATTTCCCTCTTGAG TCATTCCACTGTCCTTCTCCCAAAAAGATGTCATTCAAAAAAATGGATCCAAGCTGCACCATAGGATTTTACTGTAGGACTGTGCAGGACTTTGAGAAGGCTTCTGAAGAAATCACCAAG ATGCTGAAATCTTCATCCAAGGAGAAATACCCCCTGTTTACTTTTGTCAAGGGTCATTCTAGAGACTATGACTTTGCTTCCAGTCCACTCCATGAAGAAAATGACCATTTCTCTGAGGATGAAAAGAAAAGACTAAAGAGATTTAGTACAGAGGAGTTTGTCTTGCTCTAA